From Macrobrachium nipponense isolate FS-2020 chromosome 48, ASM1510439v2, whole genome shotgun sequence, a single genomic window includes:
- the LOC135205036 gene encoding mucin-2-like, which yields MNPVYQTFILLLSILAGNLPPTTSHSSLMSQTTRATGPPTTSPASSDSTTTTYPASSDSTTTTSPASSDSTTTTSPASSDSTTTTSPASSDSTITTSPASSDLTTTTSPASSDSTITTVLVSKTTSTPDSTTTTMPASTITTTPVSTTTTTPDSTTMTMLGLTTTTTPVSTTTTTPVSTTMATPISTTTTMSSSTTTTTPVSTTMTMPGSATTTMPDSTATTTQGITTTTIPDSTTMTMPGSTTTTTTKPDSTTTTMPGSTTTITSISTTITTPDSTTITIPSSTTTTTPGSTTTTTPGSTTTTMPGSTTTTTPGSTTTTMPGSTTTTTPGSTTTTTPGSTTTTMTGSTTTTTPGSTTTTTPVSTTTTMTGSTTTTTPGSTTTTMPGSTTTTTPGSTTTTTPVSTTTTMPGSTTTTTPGSTTTTMPGSTTTTTPGSTTTTTPGSTTTTMPVSTTTTMPGSTTTTTPGSTTTTMPGSTTTTTPGSTTTTMPGSTTTTMPGSTTTTTPGSTTTTTPGSTTTTTPVSTTRTMPGSTTTTTPGSTTTTMPGSTTTTTPGSTTTNTPVSTTTTMPGSTTTTTPGSTTTTMPGSTTTTTPVSTTMTMPGSTTTTTLDSTTTTMPGSTTTTTLDSTTTTMPGSTTTTTLDSTTTTMPGSTTTTPSSCNPTRAYCPNCGVAPINVDAGISNGQPASVDEYPTKCQ from the exons ATGAATCCAGTATACCAGaccttcatcctcctcctatcCATCTTAGCAGGGAATCTGCCTCCAACAACGAGTCACTCATCACTGATGTCCCAGACTACGAGAGCAACTGGGCCACCAACGACCTCTCCAGCCTCTTCAGATTCAACCACAACAACCTATCCAGCCTCTTCAGATTCAACCACAACGACCTCTCCAGCCTCTTCAGATTCAACCACAACGACCTCTCCAGCCTCTTCAGATTCAACTACAACGACCTCTCCAGCCTCTTCAGATTCAACCATAACGACCTCTCCAGCCTCTTCAGATTTAACCACAACGACCTCTCCAGCCTCTTCAGATTCAACCATAACGACAGTGCTAGTTTCAAAAACAACTTCCACACCAGAttcaaccacaacgacaatgCCAGCTTCAACCATAACGACCACACCAGTTTCAACCACAACTACTACACCAGATTCAACCACAATGACTATGCTAGGTTTAACCACAACGACCACACCAGTTTCAACTACAACTACCACACCAGTTTCAACCACAATGGCCACACCAAtttcaaccacaacgacaatgTCCAGTTCAACCACAACTACAACACCGGTTTCAACCACAATGACAATGCCAGGTTCAGCCACAACTACAATGCCTGATTCAACTGCAACGACCACACAAGGTATAACCACAACGACAATACCTGATTCAACCACAATGACAATGCCTGGTTCAACCACAACCACAACGACCAAACCAGATTCAACCACAACTACAATGCCAGGTTCAACCACAACAATCACTTCAATTTCAACCACAATTACCACACCAGATTCAACCACAATTACAATACCAA GTTCAACCACAACTACCACACCAGGTTCAACCACAACTACCACACCAGGTTCAACCACAACTACAATGCCAGGTTCAACCACAACTACCACACCAGGTTCAACCACAACTACAATGCCAGGTTCAACCACAACTACCACACCAGGTTCAACCACAACTACAACACCAGGTTCAACCACAACTACAATGACAGGTTCAACCACAACTACCACACCAGGTTCAACCACAACTACCACACCAGTTTCAACCACAACTACAATGACAGGTTCAACCACAACTACCACACCAGGTTCAACCACAACTACAATGCCAGGTTCAACCACAACTACCACACCAGGTTCAACCACAACTACCACACCAGTTTCAACCACAACTACAATGCCAGGTTCAACCACAACTACCACACCAGGTTCAACCACAACTACAATGCCAGGTTCAACCACAACTACCACACCAGGTTCAACCACAACTACCACACCAGGTTCAACCACAACTACAATGCCAGTTTCAACCACAACTACAATGCCAGGTTCAACCACAACTACCACACCAGGTTCAACCACAACTACAATGCCAGGTTCAACCACAACTACCACACCAGGTTCAACCACAACTACAATGCCAGGTTCAACCACAACTACAATGCCAGGTTCAACCACAACTACCACACCAGGTTCAACCACAACTACCACACCAGGTTCAACCACAACTACCACACCAGTTTCAACCACAAGGACGATGCCAGGTTCAACCACAACTACCACCCCAGGTTCAACCACAACTACAATGCCAGGTTCAACCACAACTACCACACCAGGTTCAACCACAACGAACACACCAGTTTCAACCACAACTACAATGCCAGGTTCAACCACAACGACCACACCAGGTTCAACCACAACTACAATGCCAGGTTCAACCACAACCACCACACCAGTTTCAACCACAATGACGATGCCAGGTTCAACTACAACTACCACACTAGATTCAACCACAACTACAATGCCAGGTTCAACCACAACTACCACACTAGATTCAACCACAACTACAATGCCAGGTTCAACCACAACTACCACACTAGATTCAACCACAACTACAATGCCAGGTTCAACCACAACGACCCCAAGCAGTTGCAACCCGACGCGTGCCTATTGCC